A segment of the Hallerella succinigenes genome:
TCACGAGCAATACGAGAATCGGGAGGAATAGAAAGTTTTCGTTTCCTGGATTGAAGATTCCGTGCAAGGTCATGTAACTGAGGAAGATCATGTTGATCGCACCGGCGAATGTACTCGGCAAACCGGAGAAGTGATGGTGGTAAGTGTCTCCGTCCATCGCATTGTATTTCGCAAGGCGCATAGCGGCGCAAAGCACGTAGATTGCAAAGACGATTACCACGAGCACCAAGTTCTGGCCGAGCCATTCCGTGGCATTTGCCTTATAACTGAAGAAAACGCAGAATGCAGGGGCAAGACCGAAACCGACGAGATCTCCAAGACTGTCGAATTGAGCTCCGAAATCAGAACTGGCGTCCACTAAACGGGCAGCAAAACCATCCAGCTTGTCACAGAGCACGGAAAGAAGGACAAAGTAGGCGCCCATGCGGAATGGGTCGAGAGTC
Coding sequences within it:
- a CDS encoding CDP-alcohol phosphatidyltransferase family protein encodes the protein MKRARFILPNAFTSLNFLLGAFSICWSAGMFTGYSTLDPFRMGAYFVLLSVLCDKLDGFAARLVDASSDFGAQFDSLGDLVGFGLAPAFCVFFSYKANATEWLGQNLVLVVIVFAIYVLCAAMRLAKYNAMDGDTYHHHFSGLPSTFAGAINMIFLSYMTLHGIFNPGNENFLFLPILVLLVTGLMMVAPCFLPKLQPRKNKFLAAFQIVIVVITYLSGFFFITSNEVLQNIILTYLMILCGCYVMIGFTLGFIQRSKIIAEAEAEKMQKDAA